In the genome of Limnochordia bacterium, one region contains:
- a CDS encoding manganese efflux pump MntP family protein, with product MGLLELFIIAVALSMDAFAVAICKGLSMQTMNYRHGVLTGLFFGGFQALMPLFGYLLGTQFHSYITSVDHWIAFVLLSLIGINMISESKKPYEKLDASFNFKNMIILSLATSIDALAVGITFAFLNVNIVPAVLLIGVITFLFSLLGVKIGTVFGSKYKSKAELTGGAILIGMGIRILLSHLGILG from the coding sequence ATGGGACTACTTGAGTTGTTTATTATTGCTGTTGCACTATCCATGGATGCTTTCGCTGTGGCGATCTGCAAAGGACTGTCAATGCAAACAATGAACTATAGACACGGGGTTTTGACAGGTCTCTTCTTTGGTGGTTTTCAAGCCTTGATGCCACTTTTCGGCTACCTACTTGGCACACAGTTCCATAGCTATATCACGTCCGTTGACCACTGGATCGCCTTCGTCTTGCTTTCCCTTATTGGGATCAATATGATTAGTGAATCCAAGAAACCCTATGAAAAACTGGATGCATCCTTTAATTTTAAGAACATGATCATCCTGTCCCTTGCAACCAGTATCGATGCCTTAGCTGTTGGGATCACCTTTGCATTCCTTAACGTCAACATAGTACCAGCAGTCCTACTGATTGGTGTAATAACCTTCTTGTTCTCCCTTCTAGGGGTCAAAATCGGGACTGTATTTGGTTCCAAGTACAAATCAAAAGCCGAGCTAACGGGTGGCGCCATCTTAATCGGAATGGGTATTAGAATACTACTTAGTCACCTTGGCATTCTGGGGTAG
- the abc-f gene encoding ABC-F type ribosomal protection protein: protein MLILEALNIEKYYGDRRIVKLDEFKVHAGDKIGLVGQNGSGKTTLMNILAKEIVPDAGFVKHYYNLAYIRQFSLEDINASPEALSEFRLSDKLDQDIHSGGERTRIRIANAFSQDPILLLADEPTANLDYRGIELFQQKLATVDSFILICHDRSLLDSLCNRIVEIKGGRLRFYDGNYSFYQGQREKEIQSALAEYEKYESDKRKLERAIRDRQRKSKRTQRPPRRMSNSEARLHKAKASEKQEKIHNAVGSLKARLERLEVRERPKELPGIKLDFSLTDSPGNKVVISAEGLSFAFGRNRLFSDASFRVYNGSKTALWGENGTGKTTLLNLINNRAKGISIVPKARIGYFRQDFENLEPGKSVLENVMQDGIQKETVARTILARLLIQGDDVYKSVGMLSGGEKIKVSFAKLFVSDANVLLLDEPTNYLDMGSVEALESVLCDYEGTVLFVSHDRTFVDRVADKLLIFEDQTIKEFEGSIDEYMLGKEKTAYDTDREMERMVRQMRMAELVAKLQEPGADKDALEAEYERLILEQE from the coding sequence ATGCTTATTTTGGAAGCTTTGAATATAGAAAAGTACTACGGTGACCGACGAATCGTAAAACTAGATGAATTCAAGGTTCATGCCGGAGACAAGATAGGTTTAGTTGGACAGAATGGTTCTGGAAAGACAACGCTGATGAACATACTGGCGAAGGAAATTGTACCTGATGCGGGATTTGTGAAGCATTACTACAACCTGGCCTATATCCGTCAGTTTTCTCTTGAAGATATCAATGCTAGTCCGGAAGCGCTAAGTGAATTTCGTCTGTCTGACAAATTGGATCAGGACATACACAGTGGTGGTGAGAGAACACGGATTAGGATCGCCAACGCCTTTAGTCAAGACCCCATATTGTTACTGGCCGACGAACCTACAGCTAACCTTGATTATCGAGGTATTGAGCTTTTTCAGCAGAAGCTAGCCACGGTGGATTCCTTTATCCTGATTTGTCACGACCGCTCCTTATTGGATAGCCTGTGCAACAGGATTGTTGAGATTAAAGGGGGCAGGCTAAGGTTCTATGATGGGAATTACTCTTTCTACCAAGGGCAGAGGGAAAAGGAGATCCAGTCTGCTCTGGCGGAATACGAGAAATATGAGTCAGATAAGAGAAAACTAGAAAGAGCGATACGGGATAGACAGAGAAAGTCTAAAAGAACCCAGAGACCACCTCGGAGGATGAGTAACTCCGAGGCACGTCTTCACAAGGCCAAGGCTAGTGAGAAACAGGAAAAAATTCACAACGCCGTTGGCAGTCTAAAGGCCCGTCTTGAACGATTAGAGGTTAGAGAAAGACCCAAGGAGCTTCCCGGGATCAAGCTAGACTTCTCTTTAACGGATTCCCCTGGAAACAAGGTGGTGATTTCGGCGGAGGGATTGTCCTTTGCCTTTGGACGCAATAGACTCTTTAGTGATGCCTCATTTAGGGTCTACAATGGTTCGAAAACTGCTCTGTGGGGTGAAAATGGAACAGGAAAGACGACCCTATTGAACTTGATCAACAATCGAGCAAAAGGCATTTCTATCGTACCTAAAGCACGGATTGGCTATTTTCGTCAAGATTTTGAGAATCTAGAGCCTGGCAAATCGGTGCTTGAAAATGTAATGCAGGACGGAATCCAGAAGGAGACTGTGGCCCGGACAATACTAGCAAGGTTACTCATCCAAGGAGACGACGTCTATAAGAGTGTTGGTATGTTAAGTGGTGGGGAAAAGATAAAGGTGTCCTTTGCAAAGCTTTTTGTATCCGATGCTAACGTTCTACTTCTAGATGAACCCACCAACTACCTTGACATGGGATCTGTAGAAGCACTAGAGAGCGTGCTTTGTGATTATGAAGGTACGGTCTTGTTTGTGTCCCATGATCGGACATTTGTGGATAGAGTAGCCGATAAACTGCTGATCTTCGAAGATCAGACGATCAAGGAGTTCGAAGGAAGTATAGACGAATATATGCTAGGTAAAGAAAAAACGGCCTATGACACCGATAGGGAAATGGAAAGGATGGTACGGCAGATGAGAATGGCCGAGCTAGTGGCAAAACTCCAAGAGCCCGGCGCAGATAAGGATGCCCTGGAGGCTGAATACGAACGTCTTATACTTGAGCAAGAATAG
- a CDS encoding Gfo/Idh/MocA family oxidoreductase has product MSQFRVLVVGCGNMSQKWIEYALSRQDCEIVGLVDLRLENARRTRSRHNLDCQVHSSLDSAIAETSPNLVFDVTVPESHRDVVITALRSGCNVFGEKPMATNMEQAREMLATSKQTGKTYAVMQNRRYLKNIRAFRNIVDSDIIGHPSFLTADFFLAPHFGGFRESMDSPLMLDMAIHTFDQARFVIGSDPISVYCHEFNPHGSWYKGDAAAVCTFEFDNGVVFSYRGCWCAQGYPTSWESSWRLVGSRGTAIWDGERLPTAEVVIPTDKKQFLMNYEQVEVPATWEGSEGHFGCLDAMFAALIAGTPPETDCTDNIKSMAMLFGALESSRSKQVVDLLNL; this is encoded by the coding sequence ATGAGTCAATTTCGAGTACTAGTCGTCGGCTGTGGAAACATGTCCCAGAAATGGATCGAATATGCTTTGAGTAGGCAGGACTGCGAAATCGTAGGTCTCGTCGATCTTCGTCTCGAGAATGCCCGTCGTACCCGTTCTCGACACAACCTTGATTGCCAAGTCCATAGCTCTCTTGATTCTGCCATCGCCGAAACAAGTCCGAATCTAGTCTTTGATGTTACAGTTCCTGAAAGTCATCGAGATGTTGTAATAACCGCGTTGCGCTCTGGATGTAACGTTTTCGGTGAAAAGCCGATGGCCACAAATATGGAACAGGCGCGGGAAATGCTGGCCACATCAAAACAAACGGGTAAAACCTATGCAGTCATGCAAAACCGACGCTATTTGAAGAACATCAGGGCTTTTAGAAATATCGTAGACAGCGATATCATTGGCCATCCGAGTTTCCTGACCGCAGATTTCTTCCTGGCACCTCATTTCGGAGGCTTTCGTGAATCAATGGATAGTCCATTGATGTTAGATATGGCTATCCATACCTTTGATCAAGCCCGTTTTGTTATCGGGTCTGACCCCATTTCGGTATACTGCCATGAATTCAATCCCCATGGTTCCTGGTACAAAGGTGATGCTGCAGCAGTCTGTACCTTTGAATTTGATAATGGCGTTGTTTTCTCGTACCGTGGTTGCTGGTGTGCCCAAGGATACCCGACATCTTGGGAATCATCTTGGAGACTTGTTGGATCTAGGGGGACCGCAATATGGGATGGGGAGCGCCTACCTACTGCTGAAGTCGTGATCCCTACGGATAAGAAACAGTTTCTCATGAACTATGAACAAGTTGAAGTACCTGCAACGTGGGAAGGAAGCGAAGGACACTTCGGTTGTCTAGACGCCATGTTTGCAGCATTAATTGCCGGCACACCACCCGAAACAGATTGCACAGACAATATCAAAAGTATGGCCATGCTGTTTGGTGCTTTGGAGAGCTCCCGTAGCAAACAGGTAGTAGACTTGCTTAACCTATAG
- a CDS encoding phosphoribosylaminoimidazolesuccinocarboxamide synthase has translation MQRTYVGKTKDVFVMDDGRIMLHFKDAVTGSAGKVDSGANEVIGEVAGKGQSSYRLTLYFFELLKDAGIPTHFVGVGPIENSMIVESARSYELEVICREKAWGSFVRRYGKHVTEGTPLPSLVEFTIKDDERGDPLITDDALVALNIVTDEEVQYMKKTARTVTALLKKDLARKGLELIDIKYEFGEVDGHPLLIDEISGDSMRVVKDGQVLLQKELAGAILD, from the coding sequence TTGCAGAGAACATACGTAGGAAAGACCAAAGACGTCTTTGTTATGGATGACGGCAGAATCATGCTCCATTTCAAAGATGCAGTAACCGGATCCGCTGGTAAGGTGGACTCCGGTGCAAATGAGGTTATCGGAGAAGTTGCAGGTAAAGGACAATCCTCATATCGTCTCACGTTGTACTTTTTCGAGCTCTTGAAAGATGCCGGAATACCGACGCATTTTGTTGGTGTGGGACCCATAGAAAACAGCATGATCGTCGAATCGGCACGTTCTTACGAACTGGAGGTAATCTGTAGGGAGAAAGCCTGGGGTAGTTTTGTACGTCGCTACGGGAAGCATGTAACCGAAGGTACACCGCTACCATCGCTGGTTGAATTTACCATAAAGGACGATGAACGAGGAGACCCACTAATCACCGATGATGCTCTAGTGGCACTGAACATTGTCACTGACGAGGAAGTGCAGTATATGAAGAAGACTGCCCGAACCGTCACCGCCCTACTTAAAAAAGACCTTGCCCGTAAGGGCCTTGAGTTAATCGATATCAAGTACGAGTTTGGTGAGGTCGACGGCCATCCCCTACTTATTGATGAAATATCCGGAGATAGTATGCGGGTGGTCAAGGACGGACAAGTGCTGTTACAAAAGGAATTGGCCGGGGCTATCTTGGATTAA